AAGCCAACTAATGAAACGATGAAAAAAATCCCAGGAGAGAAGCAAATAAGATTTTATAAAGATAAAGTATCTCCAGAAAAAATAGACGAAAATGGTAGGTTAAAATCTGTGAATGACGAAGTAAGAATACTTGGTGGCAGATGGGAAGAATGGCAAAAGGAGAAATAACTTATGAAAAGGATAGTAACTATCATTTTATGTCTAGTACTACTACTCAGTGGTTGCGGAACAACAAAAAGTGATCAAAATAAAAGTGAACAAAAGAATAAAGTACCAGAAACAGTGAGTGTGAAAGACTACGACGGTAGAAATATTGGAGAACATAAAAAGAGAAATGAAGAATTTTTGAAAAAACATAAGGCAGAAGCGGAAAAAATGTATAAAGCATATGCAAAAGATGTATTTGGAAAAGATGTAAAAGTTACAAGAACTTATTCTACTACGGAATCTGGTCCAGAACTACAATCAGTGGAAGGCATTACTGTAATCGGGACAGTTGAATATGAAGTGCCTTTTCAATTTTATTTAAATTTCGAAGATAGTGATGAAGGACTAGTAATATCTGCAAAAACTGAAAATCAAGGTAATGAGATTCGTGGAGGTGTATCCGCAATGTTATTCAAACGTTACAAGCCAGAATTAGAAGCAGCTAGGGGCAAATTTAAGGAAGAGGTTGAAAGTAATGGTTATTATGCAATGAATAAAAAGTTAGAAAAACAACAAGAATATAGTGGTGCAACAGATGAGTATATCAATTTACTCGCAGGATCAACGATTGGCATTGATGACTTTAAAAACAATTTTAAACCAATCATGGACCTACAGGGGGAAGAATTTAATCAAAAAATGGATAAACTGATAAAAAAATATCCTTCAATTCAAAAGCAGATGTCTACAGATTTTATAGCTTATTATAAAGATAAAAAAAGAA
The Mammaliicoccus sp. Dog046 genome window above contains:
- a CDS encoding DUF1672 family protein → MKRIVTIILCLVLLLSGCGTTKSDQNKSEQKNKVPETVSVKDYDGRNIGEHKKRNEEFLKKHKAEAEKMYKAYAKDVFGKDVKVTRTYSTTESGPELQSVEGITVIGTVEYEVPFQFYLNFEDSDEGLVISAKTENQGNEIRGGVSAMLFKRYKPELEAARGKFKEEVESNGYYAMNKKLEKQQEYSGATDEYINLLAGSTIGIDDFKNNFKPIMDLQGEEFNQKMDKLIKKYPSIQKQMSTDFIAYYKDKKRKGVNNYGWNLQGPTNKTMKNIPGEVRMHLIKDSVSPVEFDENGRLKSTISDNTIAGGLWDERKDQ